From the Acomys russatus chromosome 8, mAcoRus1.1, whole genome shotgun sequence genome, the window CCCAATTCCTGTGAAAAGGTGTATAGGCATGGGTGCCACAAAAATCTCCATATTCCCAAAGACACTTACAGTGCACGAACAAGGTATCAGTGACAACTGACCTCACATCAGCTTACTCTAAGAAAAGCATTTGAAGGGGatgatatttatttcttcccatccTCGGCTCATTTTCAATATAAAAACTCTCTCAATGCTACCAAAAGCTCccccaaaggaaaaagccaatCTGTTGGGCATTGCTCACTAATCAGCAAACCAAAACTAACAGATGATTGTAACTGCACTTACATAATACTTTTGTCTTTCAAAGTACGAAGTTATAGGCCaattaaagtaaaatgaagtGTTTACTCCATGGAGAGTCTCCAGATGATGTAATGTAAATCTGAACAAACAATATACACCATAGAAATActtatatgaatacatatatatttcatgtaaCTTGTATACTAATTTTCTTTATGACAATTACCAAATGGTTCCACAGCATTTCTTACTGTGGATGAACCATGTGAGAATTCAACATCTAGCAATAGGTTAGTAGATTGTTTCATACCTTATGCCAATAGAATAATTTTTACTATTGCATATTTTACTGCATAATTttattgtgtgcatatatacatatgtaataatttCTCCTATATGAAACCTTTACTCAAATAGAAGatctgaaaaatattaaaggaaataaaatgtgtaaaattacAAAAAAGGTTGTCTCAATCTCCCTGGTCACTAATGAATACCAGTAATATTTTTACTCATGCAACTCCCACCTTCTACTCATTCATGTTTCTCCATTTGcgtttatcatcatcatcattctttCTGTTAAAAGCAAAAGTGAAATACAACTCACAAATTATAAActtcaaaaggaaaaagggagaagCAAGgagttttggttcccagcacacacaaagtAGCTCAGaagcacctataatcccagttctagtgcatctgacaccctcttctgctctccaagggcccctgcatgcatgtgatgcacatcTATACTCCTAGGCAaactcacatatacataaaacgtttttaatttaaggaaaaataaaaaaaactttatggAAACATACTAGGTGATAcgctgtttttaaatatataattagtGAAAAGAACTTTGAAAGTAGCTAGCCTTCATGGGAGGACAATGTTGCTCTCAAAAGACAGAAGTTACTAaatatatgtctctgtgttggccttgggTTACTTCTTTATGCATTACTGGCCAGAGACCTGTGCAGTCTGTTCCTCATTGCCCATGAGAATTAGACAGTAAGATCGTATGGTTGAAGACAGCCTACACTATTATTATAGAAAGTACATAATTAATTCCTGAACTGACAGGGAAactttgttgaagttattttttatataaccatgtttctttctcttagcttatttatttctttttttgttttgttttgttttttgttttgttttgttttttgttttgttttgtttttttgtttttcgagacaaggttgctctgtttagccatggctgtcctggactcactttgtagaccaggctggcctctaacttaaagagatccacctgcctctgcctcccaagtgctgggattaaaggtatgcaccaccaccgcctgtttctcttagcttattttttaAGCCAGGTATCACAAAAATAATTGAGAATCTTTTGTAATACAAggtttcacaacacaatcttgagcagtttaagtctgctCTTAACCCTCTAcactattttgtcttactcccagaaaACATCTCAGTGATGCAAGCACTTTtttgctttcctcagctccagttccttcctcctgatcttccttagACCTGTACCTGTGGCTGAATGCCCAgattcctcttctaactcctcccccaaccttccccacccccagatgGCAGGAAGTCTAGCCTTATTCTAtcccctgctcatcaattggctgtaagctgctttattgacatatcaggagGACAATTGGAGAGCAAAGTTATACAACATTTAAAGAggaatcagaatttaaactacacaataaccttatgcctacaaaacTTCCTatctgctggctagttttcttcATGTTGAAATGTGCTATGAAGGATCCTAAGGGAGAAAGCAATTCAGTTTCTTACTTGGTTGTGAACCATTTACACTATAATGCCATGCTAAGTGTAATAGTGGCATAGCTGTATGAGGGCATCCAACTGCTTTCTCATTGGCTTTTAGACCTACACCATAAAGGAGCTCATATCTAGAACTTTAAATCTAAAAAGACCATCTGGACTGGGGAGGTCATAAGCCCTCCGGGGGAACCTATTAATGATTGTTTTGCTAAGCATACATGGTGCCAAACTATACAGAAAAATTACTTCTTTGTGCTCATAGTCTTCAGTGCTGCTCTCAGTCTTGGTCAGAAAAGGTTCAGTTTGCAGTGGGAAATAGTTAATACAGAGACATCCAACTAGTTAGTGCCCTGAGGGCAAATGACTGTTAATTTTTCAGCCTTAAATACAATATCTAAACCATCCATCCTAGACTCCAGGAACATAGCAGACAGAGGAAccaaagaatgtaagagctgaagAATGGAAGGAGTGATAAAAATCACTGTCTTCTAGAAATAGCATGGCTATTGCATGCATGAATACACAATCATAATGAGTACCCACACAAATCCTACATGGTACTAGGTCCATAAATAACTTCATAATAAATGGAGTATGAATCATGCGACCTCACTCTCAGAGGAACTACAGGTATTTAAGCTTGTAGGGAGGAATATAGTCATATTCTCCAGTAGTGTAGTTACTTATAAATTGTCTGTGTTCAAATGACCATTGACTCACGCTCACGTAGGCAGCCCTAATTAAATGAAGTACTGTATCCctcacacaaaaggaaaaaataggatATCAACTTGGGAAGAAGGTATTTGGTGAGAAATAGAGAAGAATAGGAGAGAATAGTAAGAGCTaccttgaaaaaaattatatattaaatttgtggattataaaagaaaaataaattaaaaataaatactgattcaacagagagaaaatggaacCATTACAATCAGTTGGAGAGTGTGTAGATTTGTGCAAGAAACATGGAAGCCAGTGCATAGGTTTCtcaaatataaatacatgcatatgggtgtgtgtgtttgtgtgtgtgtgtgtgtgtgtgtgtgtagagtgagtgagagacacagagagacagagaaagatagacagagacagtgagacagagagacagagagagagagagttatttcATTTCTGGACATACACCAAAATAACTACATTCTCTGAGGCAGACAACTGAACATCCATGATCACTGCTGCTCTGTACATAATAGCTAGACAATATAACCAACCTGTGTGGTCAGCCAATCATAGATATACAACTAACAGGTTGTATAAAACTAACAGGTTGTATATATTCGTAGTTCAATTCAGTTCAAGTAAgctataaacaaaaataattgtggaaattccacacacaaaaaaagataaacCTAAAATATTATAAGTGATATAACTCAGGCACACAGACAAATTGTATGTTACACTTCCTTGATTAACTTcaggattttcaaatttttatttgtgtgacaAAACTCTAGAGAGTATATTACAGtcaagaaagcaagagaggagCCATAGGATGTGAATATTTGGGATGATGTCTGGCTGGggacaataaaaaacaaacaatatgaGAATAAGAGATAACAGGAGTGAGAAAACACAATGGGTATGGAGAAGTGGGGACAGGAGAAAACTGAAGCTTATGTGAGGGTAAACCAAAACTATGGATGCATGAGAAAGCAAGATGGAAACCTGTTGTTGCAAGGGAACTAGATAAGAATAAGGTgtccaaaagaaaaaggaatgaggaTAATGGGACGATGTACtgaatggatatatatatatatatattacaatgtaAGGTAGTGTTTACCAAAAGCCAATATTAAGCACtgtcaaatgaataaatatgcaaAGCTTTCTTATGTTGAGTATCTAGACTGAAATACTCACTGTTACTGCTAATATTGTTTGCTTAGGCTCCATCAAACACAGTGTGATGTGTGCaatgtaaaattattatataaaaaaatagagACATCCCTATTGTATACAGGCTACGTGCTCACATTTCAGGAAATTTGAGAGAATCAATCAAGATGATTTAAAACAATAGGTTTCAGTTGAATAAATAACATATGAATTTGAAAGCAAGCTAACAATATGAGCAGCATAGATAGTATAATAAAAGAAGGTACTCTGGagttttgttgtaattttttgTCGATTCTGCAACAAGAATCCGTAGGTGTTTTAAGGAAAATCTCATCGTCAGGGATAAGCCTTCATGAATAAGCTATGGAGCCCCCCCAGAGAATCCCAAAGCAATAGAAGTCACTTCATTTTCTCCTAGTTGCCTACCTGGGTTCCATGGTGAGACTCTATTACTGAAAGTTCTGTACACGTGACCCAGGACAGAAAACAATAGACTGAAGCCAAGCTAGAAGCTTTCTCTTTGCCGAGCATCCCTAGCCTTCACAGTACCAGAAGGTGCTATTCAGGCTACAGGGGGAGAAAACTCATCAATGGCCCTAAGGCATGGCAGACAACCTGTGCCCATTGACTCAGTACCAGCACAACATTTAGGGGCTAATCAATAGCTTACTGATTGGATCTAATACTCActccaagaaaataaatgaatacctGGTACTACATGTCTGCTCAAAAGCACCTAGATAGTGAGGTCACAAGTCCTGTGAGGCAGGCATTACTAATTATTATTTTGCCAAATGGACGTGTGGTCCATTTTTTAGCCACAGACTAGTTCAGCTTGCAGACTTGAGCAAAGGAGCTTTTTATTATGGAGGACAATGGTTAACGCAGAAACTCAAAAAAGAGATTGTGAACATGAAAGAGTGTAGGTGACATAGGAAAAATCGGAAAGGGGAAGACACAATATACATAGGTAACATGCTcagaagatatatttttattaaaatttttcaaagtGCTGAAGACAGATAACTGCTTAGCTTTAAGGGGTACTATTATAACACCTGCTCCAAGGCCTACGGAACATGCTATAAGAGTGGGCAGAGGGAATGCAAGAGACAGAGGACAAAGAGAGGTTCCATGAAACTCTGTCTTCTGTATTCAACATGGTAACTGCGATTATGAACATACAGCAGTGGAGGATATGTGCATAAACAAAGGATGAAagtagggagggggagggtgacTCTGACAGTAAGAAGAGAATCAGcaggtgtgggggaggaggataAAAGGGGACAGTGGGTGACATGTGTGACCATATgcagtgcatgcatgtataaaacAGGAAACATaatcaataaaggaaaaatgggaatagaataGATACACATGAAGTTTTTGTTTCAATAGTATAAAAACATATATTGAGACAAAAAGAATTTATTAATCTCATGAAAACAATAATTTGTGGATAATTCATGTTCTCCTTTGActgtgaattaaaaaaacaatttatactatttgttttcttaatttatttcactactataataataataataataataataataataataataataatacaagacAGCCACTTTTAATCTACATTGTGATTGCTTTATTAACAATAGGCCGAATATGATACACTTAAAAAGAGGGAATAAGATGATAGAACACATCTTGAAGTTTTTGAAAATAGTCATCATTTTGTGAGTTTTCCCAAGGCGACTAAAACTTCTCTGTTTCTTAGGCTGTAAATGAAGGGGTTTAGCCGAGGAATGATAATGGTGTAGAACAGTGAATACATTTTACCCTGATACTTGTCTGTGTCAGATCCAGAAAGCACGTATATGATGAATAGGGTGCCATAGAACAGAGAGGCAGACAACAGGTGTGCACTGAAAGTAGAGAAGGCTTTGTTTCTGCCCCTCTCAGACTTTGTTCTCAGGATGGCAAAGAGGACACGGGCATAAGAGACCATGATACTAATAAAAGTACTCACTTGTATGAAAATAGCAAAAATGAAAGCAACCAATGCATTAATAGATGGGTCAGTGCAAGAAATTGTATAGAGCGGCAAGATCTCACAGTAGAAATGGTCTATTATATTGGAACTACAAAAGGTTAACCGGAGTAACAATCCTACATGAAGTAAGGCGTGTAGAAATCCACTTAGATATGGCACACTTATGAACTGAACACAGAGACTTTTGGACATCACCACTAGGTAGAGCAGAGGATTGCatatggccacatagcggtcataggccatcgCTACCAAGGGATAACATTCCGTGGTTGcactgaaacaaaagaaataaaactgggcAAAACACTCACCCAGGGATATCAtgtcattcttattttaaaatttcataagcATATTTGGCGTCATAGAGGATGAAGCACAGGCATCAGCAAAGGCTAAATTTCCAAGGAAAAGGTACATGGGAGTGTGAAAATGGGGGTCCTTCCAGATGAGAAAGATTAAACCAAGGTTGCCCACCATGGTGATGACATAGATGAAGAAGAACACCAGGAACAGGGGGACCTGCAGCTCTGGACGATCTGTTATTCCTCTGAGAACAAACCCAGTCAGCTGTGTCCTGTTCAACTCCATGACATCCACTTAAGCTGCTGACTACAAGAAGagagattattttaaatgtaacttaGACTCGGTAACAAGGCACAGGTAGCATTGAATCCACTTTGCTATGCGCCAGAAGCCCATAGTCAACAGATAGGAAGaggttgtgtttctgtttttcaaacataccagaaacagaaaatattttctgatgaGTTTTAATGTACAAATTTTCACATCCAGTTATCTCAATGATGAATAATGAGATCACAAACACTAATTCACTTTGTCTTGTGCACATCTGAATCTAtcatagtgtgtgtgttgggagggggaGATTATATACAGAATTTAGAATGACAAAGTGcataatacattttaaactaaaatgaatttttgcttttctgtttgttttgtttttcgagacaggatttatctgtgtagctctggctgtcctggtactgaCATAcagactagcctggcctcaaactcagatccacctgcctctgtctccagagtgctgggattgaaaatTTGTGTCACAAAACCCAGTTTATACTAAAATGTTCTAAAGAGACAACAGCTTAATTTGAAAACCCTTTTACAAATTCCAAttaaaatgtcatatattttattagttaaatAACTGTTCTAGAAAGTGATAGTTcatataatgtaatttttattctattgtaTAATATACTTTGAAAATACCCCCAagatcattttctattttctccctttttttctaaTCCTCTTTCTACTTCCAAATGATACCTTTTCTACTGTACACATATGTCTTTCCAAAGGTTTATATGGTAAAGCTACTCAACATGTCTTTAGTATTACTTGTACATAAAATTCTTTCAAATTAAGGTAATAATAGTTAAGTAATAAAATGGTCCTTtaaattttctcttgttttctactCTTTATACCATCATAGCTTCCTAATAAacctttgtgtttcttctcaaaaaaaatatatgaagggctggagagatggctgagaggttaagagcactggcagctcttccaaaggtcccaagttcgattcccagcaaccacatggtggctcacaaccatctacaaagtgtgtatatgcaggtagaacactgtatgcataataaatacattttaaaaaaatatatatatgaaaagaaacagtttcttttaatttcatgagtgAGACTTCCAAAGTAAAAGTagaatataacattaaaaaaagaaagaacaatagaaaaaaaggCTAATGATCTCAACATCTGGATTCAATTTACATGCTGGAGTTCACAATgcttacaaagaaaaagagacatggAAAGAAATGGAGGGAGTGAGAAAATGGCTTGGTGGGTACAAACACTAGCTACTTGATCTTCCAAAGagccctggtttggttcccagctcacTCTCCTCAGACCCTGAGAACAGGAGGCAAATAgggcatacacagacatacaggtaagaaaaaaaaaaaaaaaaaaacccataaaacactaaatttattttaaaaggacaatTATGTGATAGAAATTATGAAACAAATTGATAATGACTATTAGATAATTGATAATGACTATTAATAACACATAAtagataaagaataaaataaataaatgaataaaaaagctCAACATGTATCactgagtgaaataagccagggaGTAAAGATAGATCTTGGAGGAGGGAATTGAAGCCAACGCTGCCACATTGCATTTCTGTAATGCTAAGTATACAGAATCCTGGACATAATGTGGTTTATGCATACACAGCACGGCACTGGTAGAATAACTTGGAGACTGGTCAACTGCAAACAGCAGGCCTGGATGTTTAAACAATAACCAGGACCAGAAGTGGATTGTTATAAGGCCAGACAAATGGCTTTTTACCAATGcatgcttttcatatttttaggTTACTTATTCTTTATGAATTTAACTGAAGACCTAATGCTCAAATCTGTGACTtcttaaaagtgttttttaagAATCATCATTACAAACCAAAAGAACAatggaaaattattaaaatataaagttacaGAAAACCATCTGGACTAAGaataatctttttgttgttgttgttttatattttattaatttattcatatcacatctcaattgttatcccatcccttgtatcctcccatcctccctccctcctgctttccccctattcccctccgctatgactgtgcctgaggggaatttcctccccctgtatctgctcatagggtatcaagtctcttcttggtagcctgctgtccttcctctgagtgccaccaggtcttcccctccaggggacatggtcaaatgtgaggcaccagtgtatgtgtgaaagtcatatcccactctccactcaactgtggagaaaattctgaccgttggctagatctgagtaggggtttaaagtttaccgcctgtattgtccttggctggtgccttagtttgagcaggacccctgggcccaaatctgcctatcataatgttctgcttgtaggtttctaggaccctctggatccttctactttgctattctccatgcttctctcatctagagtcccaataggatgtcctcccctctgtcccagtttcctggtaagtgaaggctttcgtgggacatgccccttgggctagtatgcagatataagtgagtatctaccatttgattctttctgcttctgggttaactcactcagtatgatcatttcttgctCCATCCATTAataatcttaaaagaaataaaaatacagagaacTAGAACGTCACATAAAAATTGTCCaggagtttatttcatttaaatagaTAAACTATCCTGGGAGTTGTTTCCTTCTCTATCCTTCCTGGgactaagaaaaagaaactctgctTTTAGCTTTGTTGGGCATATAAACGCATGAATGGTAGCTGGCATGTTTGGAATAAATTCAAAGAGAAGATCTCCAAAAATAGTAAGGTTATAATTTTTATGTACCCAAGATTTACTGATGTACCTGATGCCCGTGGTGCAGGAGactcttcctttcttcatatTTCCAGGAATGCCATGTGAGCCAAGAGTCAGATGAGGAAGCAGGCACACATCCCTGGAAGTCACACATCTCTTAGCAATTTAAAAGTCACTTGGATTCtaggatattttaaaagtaaatgtcattttaaaagtaactgTCAATTGGACAGATTGGTTTTATTACATGATCTTAATTAGGCAAATAGAAACCAAATTTTCATAACTTGTGAGTCTCTCAATTCCACCTATGACTTGCTATTACTCATAAGCATGCTTGTGAAGTTTGGGTTAAGGTTTCATGGTAAGGTACTAGGTCTCTATGATGCAATACCCCTCAGTACTCAGTAAGAGTGCACTCCCCGTTGTTATCATTAGGAGGCATAGCTTAGAAGTCACCTGCAAGGACTTCACAAAACCTCATGATGGAGACCAAACCTTTGGTCCACAAACAGGTAACTATGAGTTCATAGGGATTTAACTCTTTTCTTCGGAATGGCTTTGTTTCTATCTATTAGCTAAATCCCCTAAAAAGATGTTTCCATACGCattgttaaatatatttgaaaaagcCTTTATATTTGATATGGGcaccatttaacttttttttaaagaaaataaatattgtgtTCTCACCCACAGGTGCAAGAAAAAAATCCTCATGAACAACAAATTTAAATGAAGGAACAAGGCTATCTAGAATTGCAATTAACatgtcagttttctgagaaacgcAGTTTGAAGGGActgttgtttatttcttcccatcGTCAGTCCTCTTCGTGAGATGAACACTGACACTCCCTACGTGCTAGCCAAAGCTCGCTGTACGTTAAAACCAACCTGCTCGTCATTCTTCCCTGAGCAGCACATCAAACTCATAAGGCTGTTGTAACTATCCTTCCATAGTCTCCGTTTCCTTCAAAAACTAAAGTTATAGGTCAATTATAAGTCAAAAGACATGCCTGCGTCATTGATATTCTTTAAATGATATAACAGATTTGCCATCTAAATCTGCCTCTAAGCAATAAAcatgctgtcctggactggaaAGATATTGCTATGAATACGTATATTATATGTGGATATGTATACTGCTGATATTTGTAACAACTAGCAAATGTTCCCACAGCCTTTGCCACTTTAGCCACTATTGTGAGCATTCAGCTTCTCGTAATGAGCCAGTAGACTGCTTTGAATCCTTCTTACATTGAAAGAAATTCTTGTTGAATGATGTCATTGGCAATGTACAATCATTTCTCACATGTGAAATCAACTAATTAATGCGGTTCACTCTAATTAgctgtatttaaaaatactttaggcaaaaatgtttaaatacaaGGGAAACAAATTGCTTCCATTTCATTTATCACTGGTAAATACAGACAACATGTATGCATATTCTGCCTCCTAAATATTCCTATGTTTACCCTTACACATACACTATTAGTAACAGCATGCTGTTAAAACTTAAGTTGGTGTACAcatacttttatgtttattttaggCAATAATATTAGATATTCATATACTCTCATGCcaataatttgaaaacaaaaactttctttCCTGACCAtagtattttcatttaaaatatatcattttaatctTCTAGAATTATAAAATGATTTCTCAAAATATGGTCATATTGTTCACAATTTTATTTATACAACTGAACAGATTTATAATGCATATTTGGATTTCACATCTTAAACATTAGACTATccagaagttgtgtgtgtgtgtgtgtgtgtgtgtgtgtgtgtgtgtgtgttatttgctGGAAATTTAcatcttctttttataaaatatccaCATCATGTACTttctcattttaataattttcatgaTATTCTTGCTTCTGTTCCTTACAGATTGCATATCTAACCATAATCAAATGTATGGCTTGAATATGTTTTATCCCATCATATGGGTTATTTACATATGAAGTATATTTATAATATGCGCTCACTCAGTTTTCAGGGTGAGGGCTGTGCACAAAATTTCTGGTCTAATTTAACTTTTCTTGCTTATGATGTTTGGGGTAATGTTCAGTAAATGATTTTCCAGGATAACATATGACAGGTTTGCTTCTCGGTACAAATAGAGTCTATAATATAGCCTCTATTTAAGCCAATAActtattttgagttgattttatatataaCGAGAATATTAgttcactttaatttttatgaCTATGAATATTCAGTTTTGAACACTGTGTTGAAGAGGATCATCTTCCTGTGTTTTTGTTATTGGTACATTTCTGTACTCTGTAATCAGGCACTGGGTCAATATGACTAATTTTAGATCACTCTCCTGATGTTCATACTGCTCAATTATGAACACTCAAcatgttgggtttttatttttatttaagtagtttattcagattacatcttaactgttatcccctcacttgtatcttgccatctcccccctctctctctctccttcaccctattcccctcccctaggtctgtgacagaatgggacctcctcccccacgatatggtcacagcctgtcaggtctcagcCTGGTagtgtggagaatgtgctgtccattggctagctctgaatagggggtctaggtttactgcatgcattgtccttggttggtccagtaatttgagcagaccccccggggccagatccaccagccttgatagtcttcttgtaggggtccttctgtttccccattctcccataattctTTCACCAGGAGTCACAATAGGAAGTCCTGGCTTCTATACCAATGCCCTGCTAAATGAGAACTCTCAGAGGATAtcactgttgggctagtgtccaattataagtgagtatataccatgaggaTCTTTCTgcgtctgagttaactcactcagggtgatcatttctagttccatccatttgtttgcaattttcaggatttctttgttcttaatagctgagtggtattccatagtgtaaatgtaccacagttcctttatctattcttct encodes:
- the LOC127193126 gene encoding LOW QUALITY PROTEIN: olfactory receptor 5AC1-like (The sequence of the model RefSeq protein was modified relative to this genomic sequence to represent the inferred CDS: substituted 1 base at 1 genomic stop codon) — protein: MELNRTQLTGFVLRGITDRPELQVPLFLVFFFIYVITMVGNLGLIFLIWKDPHFHTPMYLFLGNLAFADACASSSMTPNMLMKFXNKNDMISLGECFAQFYFFCFSATTECYPLVAMAYDRYVAICNPLLYLVVMSKSLCVQFISVPYLSGFLHALLHVGLLLRLTFCSSNIIDHFYCEILPLYTISCTDPSINALVAFIFAIFIQVSTFISIMVSYARVLFAILRTKSERGRNKAFSTFSAHLLSASLFYGTLFIIYVLSGSDTDKYQGKMYSLFYTIIIPRLNPFIYSLRNREVLVALGKLTK